The Polaribacter sp. MED152 region AGATAAGTTAATACCTGTTTCAATTACAGATTTTGCTTTAGAAGATGTCCATAATGTAATAACCATAATTAAACCAGCAAGTAGTAATAACCACACATTAGATTTTACTTTCGCTGCTAAACTTGCCATAGAAAAGGTTTCTGCACTTACGCCAGAAACACTCCAGGTTTCATAAGAATTTAAAGCTGCAATTGGCACTCCAATAAAGTTTACTAAATCATTTCCTGCAAAGGCCATAGCTAGAGAAAATGTACCTATACCTATAATTAAAACAAGAATATTTAATTTAAAAATTTTGGTTAGTAGGTAGGATAGAGCCGTCCAAAGTACAAAGCTAATAGCAATAATGCTTATGGTATTACCCTCCATTACATGAGCAATGTTTTCGTAAAAATCTGTACCCTTTAAACCTTTAATTATAATAAAATAGGTAATTGCAGTAATTGCAAAACCACCAAATAAAGAATTAATATAGGTAGGTCTGCTAGCAAAGTTAAAAGAGTATATAAGTCTAGAGAAATATTGTACAATAGCACCAACACTAAACGCAACTACAACAGAAAGTAGAATACCTAATATTATATCAGTAGCTGTGTCGTAATTAATGTATTTCCAAATAGAGGCTATTCCTTCAGCATCATTTTGTGATATTTTAATAAAAGCAATAACTACAGCAGAACCAAGCAATTCAAATACAATAGAAACTGTAGTAGAAGTTGGCATACCTAAAGAGTTAAAAAGGTCTAAGAGCAGAATGTCTGTAATCATAACTGCCATAAAAATGAACATCACATCTTGAAAAACAAACATACTTGGGTTAAAGATTCCTTTTCTGGCAACCTCCATCATTCCGCTAGAAGATACAGCACCAAAGAAAACACCAACACTGGCAATAATCATAATATTTCTTACAGAAATTGCTTTAGAACCAATAGCAGAATTTAAAAAGTTTACAGCATCATTACTAACACCTACAACTAAATCTACAATAGCTAAAGCTGCTAGAGCAACTAGCATTAACACATAAGGATCTCCCATTTTTGGCGATTATTTTTATTTGGCAACAAAGTTAAATACACAGTAAGTTGATAATGTTATCTTAATGTTATGAAATTTATGCCCTATTTACAGAGGTAAATTTATAATTTTTATTTCTAATGCTAAGGTTTTAAGGTGTTTAAAAATTATTTTAAACCAATTTCTTCATTAACATTTGCTTAACAGGTTTTTAACCCAAGCATAATTTACAGCTAACAATCAATTTACAGATGAGGAACTACATTTGCAACGAAAATTTATTTACAAGAAATGAAGAAAATACTATTTATAACTTTATTATGCTTAAGTCAATTTATTAATGCTCAAGAAAAGGGTACATTAAAAGGTTTACTTTCAGATAAAGAATCAAACAATGAGCCTTTGCCATTTGCAAATGTGGTAATTAAAGGTACAACTATAGGTACAACTACAGATTTTGATGGTAAGTATACATTATCTGTCCCTGCAGGTAGTCACATTGTAGTGTTTAGTTTTTTAGGGTATAAATCAATTGAAAAACCATTTACAATTAAAGCAGGAGAAACTGTAACTATAAATCAAATAATGTCTGCTGAAGAAGGTGTTGCTTTAGATGATGTAGTAATTAAAACAACAACTACCAAAGATAATGCTAACGCACTTTTATTAGAGCAGAAAAAAGCCACTGTAATTAAAGAGAGTATAGGTTCTCAAGAATTAGCGAAGCAAGGTGTAAGTGATGCAGCAGGTGCAGTATCAAAAATATCTGGTGTATCTAAGCAAGAAGGTTCTAGTAACGTTTACGTGCGTGGTTTAGGAGATAGATATTTAAATACAACAATGAACGGTTTATCATTACCTTCTAATGATGTAAACAAAAAGAATATCGATTTAAACTTATTTCAATCAGAAGTAATACAAAGCGTTTCTATTAGTAAAGCATATTCACCAGAATTTTATGGAGACTTTGCTGCAGGTAATGTAAACATTGTTTCTAAAGAATATAAAGGTGATGGTTTCTTTGATGTTGCTGTAGGTACAGGAGTAAATACTAGAGCTGCAGGTAAAGACTTTAAGAAAACTAAAGGTACAGGTCATGTAGGTTTCTTTAGAAGATATGAGCACAACCCATTTGCACAGGTTTTATCTCATGGAATTGATCCAGAAAATGGTGGTGAACCAATTAACCTAAACATTGGTTTAAGTGGTGGTAAATCTTTTGATTTTGGAGATGATTCACGTTTAAGCTTATATGTTACAGCATCTTTTCAAAACGGATATGAATATAGAGAAGGGCCAGCAGTAGATTTTACAAATGTATTTAAGGTAAGATACCCAACAGCTCAAGAATACGAGTACACTACAGCTACAACTGTAATGGGTAATGCACTATATAAAATTAATGATGATCATAAAGTAAAATACACTTCAATGTTCTTAAACAGTTCATCAGACCAAGTAGGGTATTTTGGTGTGAATGGTTTAGGTGAAAATAGAGATGCTATTTTAAACACAGACGAAGGCTTTTTTCAATTAAATGTACAATTTAATCAAGATTTAATCTTTGTAAATCAATTAACAGGTGAGCATGACTTTTACAATGCTACAGACGAAGATCCAGAGTTTAAATTAACTTGGGGAATTGGTTTTAACAACGTTTTCTCTCATGAGCCAGACAGAAGAAGAATTAGTTTAGAGAATTATCAATTTTCATTAGATAATGATCCTACAACAAATGCATCTTTCTATAATAACATTGTATTTGACAACCAAAGATACTTTCAAAAAATTATTGATTCTGAATTGAACAGTAGAATTAATTTAGAGCAAGTAGTTTCTGATAATTTTAGCTTAAACTATGGTTTTAATGGAAGAAGAAAAACGCGTAATTTTGAGAATATTAGATATGGTTACGATTTTTTAACTCCAAATGTTGAAATCGCAGATCCAAATAACATAGATTCTGTTATAAATATTGAAAACTTTCGTAATGTTTATAACACAGAAGTATTTAATTCTGTAGATCCTTCAAGATATCCTACTGCTAATTTTCCTGGAAGAAATGAAAATACATATTTTGGTAAATTAAGTGTATTTGGTGCTTCTTTAGGAGGTGTATTACAAGTAGGAGAAAAATTAACAGTTGTTCCTGGTATTCGTTTAGAGTCTTTTGAGCAGTTTATATCATATGATGTAATTAACATCAATCCAAATGATCCTAAATTTAGAAACGCTAAAGAAACATTTTGGTTACCATCTTTAAACTTAAAATATGCTTTAAATGATGACCAAAACTTACGTTTCACATTTAGTAAAACAGTTTCTGTACCAGAATTTAAAGAAGTAGCGCCATTTGTATATGAAGGTGTAACACAAAGAATTGGTGGTAACCCAGATTTATTAGATAACCCGTCTTTTTCAGATGTATTTAATATTGACTTAAAATACGAATGGTTTATCAATAGAGGAGAAGTATTGTCTTTAAGTGCTTTTGGTAAACAAATTAACGATCCAGTTAACTTAGTTATTGCAAGTGATGCAACAGGTGTACAACGTTATTTTAGAACAGGAGATAAAGCAACTATTTTAGGAGTAGAATTAGAAGCAAGAAAAAACTTAATCACAGACGAAGATGATAATGCTCAACTTACTGCTGGTTTCAACTTTACATATATGCATACTGAGCAAGATTTATATGCCAATGTATCTGGAAGTGCTTTTACTACATCATTCAACAGAGCTACAGATCAGTTACAAGGTGCGTCACCAATCTTGGTAAATGCAAACATAAACTATAGCCCAACAAAATGGGAAAACTACAAACCAACTGCAACATTAGTATTCTCTTATTTTGCTGATAGAATTGATGCATTAGGATCAGGACAGATTGGTAATATCGTAGAAAAATCTGTACCAACCTTAGATTTTGTTTGGAAAAACAATATTGGAGAAAACATAGAAATCAACTTTAGTGCAAGCAATATTTTAGATCCAAGAATAGAAAGAGTAAGAGAAGGTACACCTTTAGGAGACATCGTTTTATCTGGATATAATAGAGGTAGTAATATTAGCTTAGGATTCAATTATAAATTTTAATAAAATAAAAAACTAATCACGAATTAATTAAAAATGAATAAATTAAACTTTAGAACAATGAGAAATAAATTTTTATTTGCAATGACAATTGCAGCAGCCTTATTCACGTCTTGTGGAGAAGATGGTACAGCTGATATCGTAATTAACGATAATAGTGTTACAAACAACACAACAAACAATACGAATGGTGGTGGAAACACAGGAAACCAAGGACAAACAATTGAGTTAAATGGTACTTACACTACTAACTTAACTTTAGATGCTGCAAACACGTATACTATTACTGGACCTACAGTTATCGAAGATGGTGCTACTTTAACAATACCTGCAGGTATGGTTATTAAAGCAGCAGCTACTGGTGCAGATGTATATTTAGCAGTAGCTCAAGGAGGTAAAATTATTGCAGAAGGTACTTCTTCTCAGCCAATTATTTTTACTTCTGGTGCAAACACACCTAATTCTGGAGATTGGGGTGGTTTAATTTTATTAGGTAAAGCACCTGTAAATTCAGTAACAGGTAGTGCAACTGCAACATCAGAAATAGGAAACTTACCTTATGGTGGTTCTGAAGCTGATGACAATTCAGGAACTTTACGTTATGTAAGAGTTGAATATTCAGGAGGTAAAGCATCTGGTCAGTCAGAAAACAACGGTTTTTCTTTCTATGGTGTAGGAAATGGAACTATTGTAGAGTACATTCAAATGTTTGAAGGTGCAGATGATGGTATTGAATTTTTCGGAGGTACTGTAAACGTATCTAATTTATCTGTAGTAAACTCTCAAGATGATTCAATTGACTGGACAGAAGGTTACACAGGTACTATTACAGATGCTTATGTTAAGCATGGTGTAAGTCATGATAAAGGTATTGAGGCAGATGGTTACAATACAGATGTAGGTAACAACTCTAACCCAATATACTTCTCTAAGCCAACTGTAACTAACTTAACTATTGTAGGTTTAGGTTCAGGTACTGGTAATGAAGCTATTCGTTTAAGAGCTGGTACTCAAGGTATCTTTTCTAACGTAAAATTAGAAGGTTTTGCTGAAGGATTTGACTTAGATGGAGATTCTGGAGATAACCCAACTGGAGCTGGTGTTTTAAGTGGAGATTTAAATGTAAACTCTGTTATTTTTGTAGACGTTACTGTTAACATGAAAAACGATACAGGAGAAACTTTTACAGAAGCAGATTTCTTAACTGTAGATCCAAATGCTACAGGTACAGATTATGCAACTTGGGGTGCAGGATGGACAAGATCGTAATCACAAATTGATAGATAAAAAAAAGCAGGCTTAAAGCCTGCTTTTTTTATTTTAAGAAATAGGAATTAAGCTTTTTTATCTTTACAACAAGCCATTTTACAATCTTCTTTACATTCCATTTTATTTTCGCTCATTTCGCATTTTTCTTTACAGTCTGCAGTACATTCATGCTTTTTAGCAGAAGGTTCAGATTTGATTGCAGAAGATTCTGAAGCTTTGTATAATTCACCTCCAGCAATACCATCTACAAAAGCAATAAGCTCTTTTTTAGAAGTAGTATTAGCATCAAACTGTATGTTAGCAATACTATCTTTAAAAACTACTTTTGCATCTAAAACACCTTCTTTTTTAGAAAGTTTAGATTGTATTGTTTTTGC contains the following coding sequences:
- a CDS encoding TonB-dependent receptor; translation: MKKILFITLLCLSQFINAQEKGTLKGLLSDKESNNEPLPFANVVIKGTTIGTTTDFDGKYTLSVPAGSHIVVFSFLGYKSIEKPFTIKAGETVTINQIMSAEEGVALDDVVIKTTTTKDNANALLLEQKKATVIKESIGSQELAKQGVSDAAGAVSKISGVSKQEGSSNVYVRGLGDRYLNTTMNGLSLPSNDVNKKNIDLNLFQSEVIQSVSISKAYSPEFYGDFAAGNVNIVSKEYKGDGFFDVAVGTGVNTRAAGKDFKKTKGTGHVGFFRRYEHNPFAQVLSHGIDPENGGEPINLNIGLSGGKSFDFGDDSRLSLYVTASFQNGYEYREGPAVDFTNVFKVRYPTAQEYEYTTATTVMGNALYKINDDHKVKYTSMFLNSSSDQVGYFGVNGLGENRDAILNTDEGFFQLNVQFNQDLIFVNQLTGEHDFYNATDEDPEFKLTWGIGFNNVFSHEPDRRRISLENYQFSLDNDPTTNASFYNNIVFDNQRYFQKIIDSELNSRINLEQVVSDNFSLNYGFNGRRKTRNFENIRYGYDFLTPNVEIADPNNIDSVINIENFRNVYNTEVFNSVDPSRYPTANFPGRNENTYFGKLSVFGASLGGVLQVGEKLTVVPGIRLESFEQFISYDVININPNDPKFRNAKETFWLPSLNLKYALNDDQNLRFTFSKTVSVPEFKEVAPFVYEGVTQRIGGNPDLLDNPSFSDVFNIDLKYEWFINRGEVLSLSAFGKQINDPVNLVIASDATGVQRYFRTGDKATILGVELEARKNLITDEDDNAQLTAGFNFTYMHTEQDLYANVSGSAFTTSFNRATDQLQGASPILVNANINYSPTKWENYKPTATLVFSYFADRIDALGSGQIGNIVEKSVPTLDFVWKNNIGENIEINFSASNILDPRIERVREGTPLGDIVLSGYNRGSNISLGFNYKF
- a CDS encoding cation transporter, with product MRMQKIVYTIVLACFILVGCAKEVQKENVSLAISGMTCEIGCAKTIQSKLSKKEGVLDAKVVFKDSIANIQFDANTTSKKELIAFVDGIAGGELYKASESSAIKSEPSAKKHECTADCKEKCEMSENKMECKEDCKMACCKDKKA